One segment of Nostoc flagelliforme CCNUN1 DNA contains the following:
- a CDS encoding IS1634 family transposase → MRASPLNIRVQDIDHCGIVAGICDEMNLVEQINRLLGTHSQEIISAGQVVKAMILNGLGFVSAPLYLFEKFFVGKATEHLLGEGIRPEHLNDDRLGRVLDKLYEAGLTEVFVTVAICAARKFGVKMDSLHLDSSSFHVDGDYINNPTAQEAAEPGGIEITYGYSRDHRPDLKQFILDLMCSGDGDIPLYLRVGDGNESDSAMFATIIADFQRQWQIDALFVADAALYTEENLQQMKHLRWVSRVPGTLTAAKMLSENIPEQAFNDSAMPGYEIAAICSEYGGIRQRWLVVESQARKDADLKQLEKRLTKQLSKAQSELRLLLNQEFACSKDALIAAQRLSSKLPLHQLANIQVNEVKKHTGRGRPSKDASPTFYYQVDASLEPKEIAIAIETKRAGRFILATNVLDAEELSNDDILREYKAQQSTERGFRFLKDPLFFTSSVFLNSTERVAALAMVMGLCLLVYSLGQKALRQALERAKKTIDNQLGKPTSTPTLRWVFQCFMSIHLVTIAQIKQIANLTHERQWILQFFGAPCRKYYLLS, encoded by the coding sequence ATGAGAGCTTCACCACTAAATATTAGGGTACAGGATATTGACCACTGCGGCATAGTCGCAGGCATCTGTGATGAGATGAATCTAGTAGAACAAATTAACCGACTACTGGGAACTCACTCTCAAGAAATCATCAGTGCAGGTCAAGTTGTAAAAGCGATGATTTTAAACGGATTAGGGTTTGTGAGTGCGCCATTATATTTGTTTGAAAAGTTTTTCGTTGGCAAAGCTACAGAGCATCTTTTAGGAGAAGGAATACGTCCAGAACACTTAAACGATGACCGTTTGGGTCGAGTATTAGACAAATTGTATGAGGCTGGACTAACTGAAGTATTTGTGACAGTGGCGATTTGTGCAGCACGTAAATTCGGGGTCAAAATGGACAGCCTGCACCTCGATTCAAGTTCATTTCACGTTGATGGTGATTACATAAACAACCCAACAGCACAGGAGGCGGCGGAACCAGGAGGAATCGAAATTACCTATGGCTATTCAAGAGATCACCGCCCAGACTTGAAACAATTTATTTTAGACCTGATGTGCAGTGGGGATGGAGACATCCCGCTATACCTAAGAGTTGGAGACGGTAATGAATCGGACTCAGCGATGTTTGCTACCATAATCGCTGATTTTCAAAGGCAGTGGCAGATAGATGCTTTGTTTGTTGCAGATGCGGCCCTTTACACTGAAGAAAATTTGCAACAAATGAAACATCTTCGTTGGGTATCGAGAGTACCAGGCACCCTAACTGCGGCAAAAATGCTGTCAGAGAATATCCCAGAACAAGCATTCAATGACAGTGCAATGCCTGGGTATGAGATCGCAGCAATTTGTAGTGAGTATGGTGGTATACGACAACGTTGGTTGGTAGTTGAAAGTCAAGCGAGAAAAGATGCCGACCTCAAGCAGCTGGAAAAACGTTTAACTAAGCAATTATCAAAAGCCCAATCTGAACTGAGGCTGTTGTTAAACCAGGAATTTGCTTGCTCAAAAGATGCTCTGATTGCTGCACAACGCCTCAGCTCTAAGTTGCCCTTACACCAACTGGCTAATATCCAGGTGAATGAGGTAAAAAAACATACTGGACGTGGTAGACCCAGTAAGGATGCTTCCCCCACCTTTTACTACCAAGTTGATGCTTCACTTGAACCCAAGGAAATAGCGATCGCCATCGAAACCAAACGAGCCGGAAGATTTATTTTAGCCACCAATGTCCTTGATGCCGAAGAACTGAGCAATGACGATATTTTACGTGAATATAAGGCACAGCAGTCTACTGAGCGTGGTTTCCGATTTCTCAAAGACCCTTTATTTTTTACTTCAAGTGTGTTCCTCAACTCGACTGAGAGAGTCGCCGCACTAGCAATGGTTATGGGTTTGTGCCTGCTTGTTTATAGTCTTGGTCAAAAAGCTCTACGTCAAGCTTTGGAACGGGCAAAAAAAACTATTGATAATCAATTGGGTAAACCAACTTCTACTCCAACCTTACGTTGGGTGTTCCAATGTTTTATGTCCATTCATTTGGTTACGATCGCCCAAATAAAGCAAATTGCCAACTTAACCCATGAAAGGCAATGGATTCTCCAGTTTTTTGGTGCTCCTTGTCGAAAATATTATCTTCTTTCTTAA
- a CDS encoding plasmid replication protein, CyRepA1 family encodes MNIIETDSQGKHQQEWLNSGVDEEIFHLNARSLSGTLPYEYLLYSPKISRRNDGRLRDRDLKKYQHIELGGWWCNGVDPLNNYVLMMWGCFKPDHPRRDRQKIHKFIKYEHPYREETRAFFLLVPNRIWVKVSNRSGIPITEEDLQHPGGFWHWVWKHNVPVTIVEGVKKAGALLTAGYAAIAIPGVNAGYRTPQDEYGNAIGKPNLIPDLKHFATLGRQVNICFDQDNKPETVQRVRTAISRMGRLLVNEGCSLRVIDLPFGQEKGVDDFIVAKGQPAFDALYNTAIALELWEIKLFTLLTYPPSIALNQRFLDHLLVPEGEKLIILKAPKGTGKTQWLSTEVAKAHDLGRRVLIITHRIQLGEALCDRFGVNYVTEVHGSETGDLLGYGVCVDSLHQESQARFNPNDWSNDVIIIDECDQVFWHLLNSGTEVQKRRVSVLKNLKQLVQNVLGSSQGKIYLSSADVSDTDVKYVLSLAGEYRVNPFVIVNNYRHVAGNCYNYSGSNPKNLIAALDKAISKGGHHLLCCSAQKAKSKWGTQALEERFRRKFPHLRILRIDSESVADPSHAAFGCIAHLNEILTQYDLVIASPSLETGVSIDIREHFDGVWGIFQGVQPVNSVRQMLARVREEWH; translated from the coding sequence ATGAATATAATCGAAACCGATTCTCAAGGCAAACATCAACAAGAATGGTTAAATAGTGGCGTTGACGAGGAAATCTTTCATCTGAATGCGCGATCGCTGTCTGGGACGTTACCCTACGAATATCTGCTCTACAGTCCCAAAATCTCCCGTCGCAACGATGGGCGCTTACGAGACAGAGACTTGAAAAAATACCAGCACATCGAACTAGGCGGCTGGTGGTGCAATGGCGTTGACCCCCTCAACAACTACGTGCTGATGATGTGGGGCTGCTTCAAACCCGACCACCCCAGACGCGACCGCCAAAAAATCCACAAGTTCATCAAATACGAACACCCATACAGAGAAGAGACACGCGCCTTCTTCCTCTTAGTCCCGAATCGCATCTGGGTGAAAGTCTCTAATCGTAGCGGCATCCCCATTACTGAAGAAGACCTACAGCATCCTGGCGGCTTCTGGCATTGGGTTTGGAAGCATAATGTGCCAGTCACAATTGTCGAAGGTGTCAAAAAAGCGGGGGCATTACTGACTGCTGGTTATGCAGCGATCGCTATCCCCGGTGTCAATGCTGGATACCGCACACCGCAAGATGAGTACGGTAACGCTATTGGTAAGCCAAACCTCATCCCCGACTTGAAACATTTTGCTACACTTGGCAGACAGGTTAACATTTGCTTTGACCAGGATAACAAACCAGAGACAGTCCAGCGAGTCAGAACTGCTATCAGTCGTATGGGACGGCTGCTGGTAAATGAGGGCTGTTCGCTGCGGGTGATTGATTTACCTTTTGGTCAAGAGAAAGGGGTTGATGATTTTATCGTTGCCAAAGGTCAACCAGCATTTGATGCACTTTACAATACAGCCATTGCACTGGAATTATGGGAAATCAAGCTGTTTACTTTGCTGACTTATCCCCCTTCAATCGCACTTAACCAGCGCTTCTTGGATCACTTGCTTGTACCAGAAGGTGAAAAACTGATTATTCTCAAGGCTCCCAAAGGTACTGGTAAAACCCAATGGCTGTCTACTGAGGTGGCGAAGGCGCATGACCTTGGACGCAGGGTGTTAATCATCACCCATCGCATCCAATTAGGTGAGGCATTATGCGATCGCTTTGGAGTGAATTATGTCACAGAAGTTCACGGCTCCGAAACAGGGGATTTGTTAGGATACGGTGTATGTGTTGATTCGTTGCATCAAGAGAGTCAAGCGCGATTCAATCCCAATGATTGGTCAAATGATGTAATTATTATTGATGAATGTGACCAAGTATTCTGGCATTTGCTCAACTCTGGTACTGAAGTGCAGAAGCGTCGGGTATCTGTTCTCAAAAACCTCAAGCAGTTAGTACAGAATGTTTTGGGCAGCAGTCAGGGAAAGATTTATCTATCAAGCGCTGATGTGTCAGATACTGATGTGAAGTATGTTTTATCACTCGCTGGAGAATATCGAGTTAATCCCTTCGTCATCGTAAACAACTATCGGCACGTAGCTGGAAATTGTTACAACTACTCTGGCAGTAACCCGAAGAATCTCATCGCTGCATTGGACAAAGCGATTTCTAAAGGTGGGCATCATTTACTCTGCTGCTCTGCTCAAAAGGCTAAGTCAAAATGGGGAACCCAAGCTTTGGAAGAACGTTTTCGCCGCAAATTCCCACATTTACGGATTCTGCGAATAGACAGCGAATCTGTTGCTGATCCATCTCATGCGGCTTTCGGTTGTATCGCTCATCTCAACGAGATCCTCACTCAGTACGATTTGGTTATCGCCTCTCCAAGTTTAGAAACTGGGGTATCCATAGACATTCGAGAACATTTTGATGGTGTTTGGGGAATTTTTCAGGGTGTGCAGCCGGTTAACTCAGTGCGTCAGATGTTGGCAAGGGTTAGGGAGGAATGGCACTAA
- a CDS encoding helix-turn-helix domain-containing protein: protein MGVVESEAGMLKVECARSNQSSSILREEALKANHARSRERLMALYEVCNGKSATQVGRETGRNPQTVMEWVHRYNQTGMSALEYQHTGGHPPFFPQG from the coding sequence ATGGGTGTAGTTGAGAGTGAAGCAGGGATGCTCAAAGTAGAATGCGCTCGCTCGAATCAGAGTAGCTCAATACTCAGAGAAGAAGCGTTGAAAGCAAATCATGCTCGTAGTCGTGAGCGTTTGATGGCTCTGTACGAGGTATGTAATGGAAAAAGTGCGACACAGGTAGGTAGAGAAACGGGACGTAACCCTCAAACAGTAATGGAGTGGGTACATCGTTACAATCAAACAGGTATGTCCGCACTAGAATATCAACATACAGGTGGTCATCCCCCCTTTTTTCCCCAGGGATAA
- a CDS encoding IS630 family transposase encodes MGTSLQSNRYVRTRISTYRWSSPLFSPGIKQAIDSEIRQALELAATPPQQRQENQTHSSRWTLKRLVAWINNQFNLKCCRESVRKTLKDLGFSWKKARKLLNKANTNKRAEYLEKLSSLLDDALNKGRLLIFIDEAHIHLDCDEGYGWSIKGERFWVSSNSPGREKASFYGVYVYNYAKVKIFPYLKADQFNTIDVLTNLRSEFHDRDITLIWDGAPYHRAQSVKEALSVLQIDLEPLPAYSPDFMPVEHLWQWLRENVTYHTCYQSSPELIERVHSFEQYINSNPFEISVGVARRRHRLWVKNHLEEDEEKLRFST; translated from the coding sequence GTGGGTACATCGTTACAATCAAACAGGTATGTCCGCACTAGAATATCAACATACAGGTGGTCATCCCCCCTTTTTTCCCCAGGGATAAAACAAGCAATCGATTCTGAGATTCGTCAAGCCTTAGAACTGGCAGCAACACCACCTCAACAAAGACAAGAGAACCAAACACACTCATCCCGTTGGACATTAAAGCGTTTAGTTGCTTGGATTAACAATCAATTCAACCTCAAATGTTGCCGTGAGTCAGTACGTAAAACCCTCAAAGATTTAGGATTTTCGTGGAAAAAAGCACGTAAGTTATTAAACAAAGCGAATACCAACAAACGTGCAGAGTACCTTGAGAAACTCTCTAGTCTCCTGGATGATGCTCTAAACAAAGGACGTTTACTAATTTTTATTGATGAAGCACACATTCATCTTGACTGTGATGAAGGTTATGGTTGGTCAATAAAAGGTGAGCGTTTTTGGGTTAGCTCTAATTCCCCAGGAAGAGAAAAAGCTTCCTTTTATGGGGTCTATGTTTACAACTATGCCAAAGTCAAGATTTTTCCCTACCTAAAGGCAGACCAATTCAATACGATCGACGTTTTGACAAATCTAAGAAGTGAGTTTCACGATCGCGACATTACTTTAATTTGGGACGGCGCTCCTTATCACAGAGCGCAATCTGTAAAAGAAGCATTGTCAGTATTACAAATAGACCTGGAACCATTACCTGCTTATAGTCCTGACTTTATGCCTGTCGAGCACCTATGGCAGTGGTTACGAGAAAATGTGACTTATCATACATGCTATCAATCTTCTCCAGAACTGATTGAACGGGTTCATTCATTTGAACAATATATTAATTCCAATCCGTTTGAAATTAGCGTAGGCGTAGCCCGCCGTAGGCATCGCTTGTGGGTGAAAAATCATCTTGAAGAAGATGAGGAAAAACTACGGTTTTCAACGTAG
- a CDS encoding sensor domain-containing diguanylate cyclase — protein MIHWSIERKISSGFTVALLLLASIGGLACWSTKELISTAAWVEHTHKVLKKLETLRSQLSSAESQQRSFLITDNQQYLDAYYLNASTLNKQVNTIRELTGDNPVQQQHIQALEPLLKKRLTLLQQTLNIRRLKGFELAQQFIEQDVGRSANDDIGQIINAMVAQENRLLQIRSAKVKLTANFTMLVVGSGGILSFGLIPLAGTGINRHIKRQKQVEADLVNSEKKLKLWVGELEERNNEISQLAEFSDVLQACFTQDEAYAALSELVSPLFPNTSGGVFLISESKTLVEPVATWGDDYAYLNLFTPTECWALRRGRPYFLKDAQSHLHCQHLHPPLKGQTLCVPMMAQGEALGILQLIAFETEQLTLTKQLLANTVAEHIAIALANLKLRETLKNQSIRDPLTSLFNRRYMEESLEREVKRAERKGQALGLIMLDVDHFKRFNDTYGHVAGDIVLRELGQLFKSMIRGSDIACRYGGEEFILLLPEASLQITQLRAEQIRIGAKHLNLQHRRQPLGAVSLSLGVASFPRHGNTTETLIQAADAALYQAKATGRDLVVVAE, from the coding sequence TTGATACATTGGTCAATCGAACGCAAAATTAGCAGTGGTTTCACTGTTGCTCTACTGCTTTTAGCCAGCATAGGTGGACTAGCTTGCTGGAGTACAAAAGAGTTAATTAGTACCGCAGCTTGGGTTGAACATACTCATAAAGTTCTTAAAAAGTTGGAGACTTTGCGATCTCAACTATCAAGTGCAGAGTCCCAGCAGCGGAGTTTTCTGATTACAGATAACCAGCAATACTTGGATGCTTACTACCTAAATGCCAGTACCCTGAACAAACAAGTCAACACTATTCGTGAGTTAACAGGCGACAACCCGGTTCAACAGCAACACATTCAAGCTTTAGAGCCATTACTAAAAAAGCGATTAACGCTGTTGCAACAAACGCTTAATATTCGGCGGCTCAAAGGATTTGAATTAGCACAGCAATTCATTGAGCAAGATGTTGGTCGAAGCGCAAACGACGATATCGGACAAATTATCAATGCTATGGTTGCCCAAGAGAATCGCTTACTCCAAATCCGCTCTGCCAAGGTTAAGCTTACTGCCAACTTCACCATGCTTGTTGTCGGTTCTGGTGGAATTTTATCATTTGGCTTAATCCCTTTAGCTGGAACTGGGATTAATCGTCATATCAAACGGCAAAAGCAGGTTGAAGCTGACCTTGTTAACAGTGAAAAAAAGCTCAAACTTTGGGTGGGTGAACTCGAAGAACGCAATAATGAAATTTCTCAATTAGCTGAATTTAGCGATGTCTTGCAAGCCTGTTTTACCCAAGATGAAGCATACGCAGCTTTGTCAGAACTGGTGAGTCCCTTATTCCCTAATACTAGCGGTGGTGTGTTTCTTATAAGTGAATCAAAAACATTAGTAGAACCCGTAGCCACATGGGGAGATGACTACGCCTACTTAAATCTATTTACACCAACCGAGTGCTGGGCATTAAGACGCGGACGACCCTACTTTCTGAAGGATGCTCAAAGTCACTTACACTGCCAGCATCTCCACCCACCTTTAAAAGGGCAAACCCTCTGTGTTCCGATGATGGCACAAGGTGAGGCGTTAGGCATTCTGCAACTGATTGCTTTTGAGACCGAACAACTAACTTTAACCAAACAACTTCTAGCCAATACTGTTGCTGAACACATTGCGATTGCACTGGCAAATCTCAAACTGCGAGAAACTCTTAAAAACCAAAGTATTCGTGACCCACTAACTAGTTTATTTAATCGACGCTACATGGAAGAGTCCTTAGAAAGAGAAGTCAAAAGAGCCGAGCGTAAGGGACAAGCGCTTGGTTTGATTATGTTAGATGTAGACCACTTTAAGCGATTTAATGATACTTATGGACACGTTGCCGGAGATATTGTATTGCGAGAGTTAGGGCAATTGTTCAAAAGCATGATTCGCGGCTCTGACATTGCTTGTCGCTATGGCGGGGAGGAATTCATCCTACTTCTTCCAGAGGCTTCATTGCAAATCACTCAACTCAGAGCAGAGCAAATACGAATTGGAGCCAAACATCTCAATCTACAACATCGCCGTCAACCACTTGGCGCTGTTTCACTTTCATTGGGAGTTGCCAGCTTTCCCCGACATGGTAATACTACTGAAACTTTAATCCAAGCCGCTGATGCTGCACTTTACCAAGCTAAAGCTACTGGACGGGATCTAGTTGTAGTTGCAGAGTAA
- a CDS encoding EAL domain-containing protein, with amino-acid sequence MNLTTYKKNTASFVIVVGIMTGIGIISYRNLLQYQKNIRWVTHTYTVIKNTKEVILEINNAETGQRGYLITGKEQYLQPYDIATDKIPKTLQVLRQLTRDNPNQQRRLSIFESLIAKKLDSLKITVNLAKNKNLPLALQRFESKESQKLLQDIQMLAKDIESEENHLLKQRTIEMNLSAANTNAFTIFASIIASALVGLATLFTNQELAKRKRVENSLQQASEHLETTVKQRTDELIKTNQQLQTEIYQHEHTLKALSLREKEFKALVENAPDMIARFNTQLRYVYVNPAFQKLTNILVQTFIGKANRQLNLPEEFYQIWEYKIQSVIETKQENEFECSFSTTSGIEYYHTRLLPEFAADGSVEFVMSIARNITALKLAQAQLIHDAFHDSLTGLPNRALFIERLERAIALTKRRTDYKFAVFFLDVDRFKVVNDSLGHTIGDQLLNAIARRLETCLRSQDTVARIGGDEFTILLNDFKNLNDITFVVERINAVITSPFNLNGRDVFTNVSIGVALSKSSYNLPEEILRDADIAMYRAKALGKARYELFDSTMYAQATELMQLEMDLRHAIEHQEFIIHYQPIILLETYKVIGFEALVRWQHPQHGFVSPEKFIPIAEETGLIVPIGYWVMREACRQLRAWQEQFPTNPPLTISVNISTKQFSQPDLIGQIHQILQETGVEGRSLKLEITESAIMENTESATAMLLHLQQMNVQLHLDDFGTGYSSLSYLHRFPTNALKIDRSFVMNIGVNGENLEIVQAIITLAHSLNLDVVAEGVETVEQLAQLSLYKCKYAQGYFFSKPLNSKLASTLIASGLNFESN; translated from the coding sequence ATGAACTTAACTACTTACAAAAAAAATACAGCGAGTTTTGTAATAGTAGTAGGAATTATGACTGGCATTGGGATTATCTCCTATCGAAATCTGCTGCAATATCAAAAAAATATTCGATGGGTAACACACACCTACACAGTCATTAAAAATACAAAAGAAGTAATTTTAGAAATTAATAATGCAGAAACTGGACAAAGAGGTTATCTGATTACAGGTAAAGAGCAATATCTCCAACCGTATGATATTGCAACTGACAAGATTCCCAAAACACTTCAAGTTTTACGTCAATTGACAAGAGATAACCCTAATCAACAGCGACGTCTTTCCATCTTTGAATCTTTAATTGCTAAAAAACTGGATTCGCTTAAAATAACGGTGAATTTGGCAAAAAATAAGAATTTACCCTTGGCGCTACAGAGATTCGAGAGTAAGGAAAGTCAGAAGCTTTTGCAAGACATTCAAATGCTTGCTAAAGATATAGAAAGCGAAGAAAATCATTTGTTAAAACAGCGAACAATAGAGATGAACCTCAGCGCTGCTAACACAAATGCATTTACTATTTTTGCCAGCATTATAGCTTCTGCTTTAGTTGGTTTAGCAACGTTGTTCACTAACCAAGAACTAGCTAAACGCAAGCGGGTCGAGAATTCTCTCCAGCAGGCTAGTGAACATTTAGAAACTACGGTTAAGCAACGCACAGATGAACTTATAAAAACTAATCAACAATTGCAAACTGAAATTTATCAGCATGAACACACTCTGAAGGCATTATCACTTCGAGAGAAGGAATTTAAGGCACTAGTTGAGAATGCACCTGACATGATTGCTAGGTTTAATACTCAATTACGCTACGTTTATGTTAATCCAGCTTTTCAAAAGCTTACAAACATTTTAGTCCAAACTTTTATCGGGAAAGCTAATAGACAGTTGAATTTACCAGAAGAATTTTATCAAATATGGGAATATAAAATTCAGTCTGTTATTGAAACTAAGCAAGAGAACGAGTTTGAATGCAGTTTTTCCACTACCTCAGGTATAGAATATTACCATACTCGCTTGCTGCCTGAGTTTGCTGCCGATGGGTCAGTAGAATTTGTTATGAGTATTGCTCGTAATATTACTGCTCTCAAACTTGCACAGGCACAATTAATCCATGATGCCTTTCATGATTCTCTAACCGGACTGCCTAACCGTGCTTTATTTATCGAACGCTTGGAGCGTGCTATTGCGCTGACAAAACGACGTACAGATTATAAGTTCGCTGTATTTTTTCTTGATGTAGATCGCTTTAAAGTTGTCAACGATAGTCTCGGTCACACAATTGGCGACCAATTACTAAATGCGATCGCACGAAGACTAGAGACCTGTTTACGCTCTCAAGACACAGTTGCTCGTATTGGAGGAGACGAATTCACAATCCTGCTTAATGATTTTAAAAACTTGAATGACATAACGTTCGTAGTTGAAAGAATAAATGCAGTTATCACATCTCCCTTTAACCTCAATGGACGTGACGTATTTACTAACGTCAGCATTGGTGTAGCCCTTAGTAAAAGTAGTTACAATCTGCCTGAAGAAATCCTACGTGATGCTGATATCGCTATGTATCGTGCTAAGGCATTGGGGAAAGCACGCTACGAGCTATTTGACTCAACCATGTACGCCCAAGCTACAGAGCTAATGCAGTTAGAGATGGATTTACGACACGCAATTGAACACCAGGAATTTATAATTCATTATCAACCGATTATTTTATTAGAAACTTACAAAGTAATTGGCTTCGAGGCTCTAGTACGTTGGCAGCACCCGCAACACGGATTTGTTTCTCCAGAGAAGTTTATTCCCATAGCTGAAGAAACTGGGCTGATTGTCCCTATTGGCTACTGGGTAATGCGTGAAGCTTGCCGTCAGCTGCGTGCTTGGCAGGAGCAATTTCCTACTAACCCACCCTTGACAATCAGTGTCAATATTTCCACTAAACAGTTTTCACAACCTGATTTAATTGGACAAATTCACCAAATCTTACAAGAGACTGGAGTTGAAGGCAGAAGTTTGAAACTGGAGATTACTGAAAGCGCAATTATGGAAAATACCGAATCTGCTACTGCTATGCTCTTACACTTGCAACAGATGAATGTCCAGTTACACTTAGATGATTTTGGCACAGGCTATTCATCTTTGAGTTACCTACACCGCTTCCCCACTAATGCCTTAAAGATTGATCGTTCTTTTGTAATGAATATTGGTGTTAATGGAGAAAACTTGGAGATTGTTCAAGCAATCATTACTCTGGCACACAGTCTTAATTTAGATGTGGTTGCAGAGGGTGTAGAAACTGTTGAGCAACTCGCACAGCTTTCACTTTACAAATGCAAATATGCACAAGGATATTTTTTCTCCAAACCCTTGAATAGCAAATTAGCCAGCACCTTAATTGCATCTGGACTTAACTTTGAGTCGAACTAA